A window from Branchiostoma floridae strain S238N-H82 chromosome 16, Bfl_VNyyK, whole genome shotgun sequence encodes these proteins:
- the LOC118403041 gene encoding U3 small nucleolar RNA-associated protein 15 homolog, whose amino-acid sequence MAASFKQTAAVSAPRVGKKQTPDAAYWSDLEFPVTVKEYGAVSCVDFCPVEPHSFAVTASDRVQIYNARTNKVEKVLTRFKEPARSGRFRGDGELLVAGGDEGLVRVFHLATKTSLRTFTGHTRWSVHATCFSSDKVRVLSASDDKTTRLWDLATGEAVQTLTGHQDYVRSLAVCKSSADLWITGGYDHTVRMWDSRTQESTMTVDHGHPVEAVIMFPHGNMFLSAGGNCVKVWDALGGGRLLATCTNHHKTVTSLAFNSSCTRLLSASLDRHIKVYDVGTYQCVASLTYPSPILSFGVSPSEDVVAVGCADGMLSIQRRKQEDSSAKLALRQRKRRGAANRRYYGRGGDYRPVVADYSVTHRQKEQLKKFDKHLKTFSSTKALDEALKPCYPAEVTIGVIQELIRRGSITEALAGRDEKGLELLLTFLCRWTCEEKYCRVLLDVTTLVIDMYAGVVGQSEKVDRLLQKLLRSVQRETNHQEQLLNTLGSLETLLSAAQSKNSS is encoded by the exons ATGGCTGCCTCCTTCAAACAGACGGCGGCGGTTTCCGCGCCACGTGTTGGTAAGAAACAGACGCCTGACGCCGCGTACTGGAGCGACTTGGAGTTCCCGGTGACGGTGAAGGAGTACGGCGCCGTCTCGTGCGTGGATTTCTGCCCGGTCGAGCCACACTCGTTCGCGGTGACCGCAAGCGATCGGGTGCAGATTTATAACGCCAG GACGAACAAAGTAGAGAAGGTCCTGACCAGATTTAAGGAGCCTGCTCGCAGCGGCCGTTTCCGTGGTGACGGGGAGCTGCTGGTTGCCGGGGGCGATGAGGGGCTGGTGAGGGTGTTCCATCTGGCCACCAAAACCAGCCTGAGAACTTTCACTGGCCACACCAGGTG GTCAGTCCATGCTACATGTTTCAGCTCAGACAAGGTCCGCGTCCTGTCAGCGTCGGACGACAAAACCACGCGGCTCTGGGACCTGGCCACGGGCGAGGCGGTCCAGACACTGACCGGTCACCAGGACTACGTCCGGTCACTCGCCGTCTGCAAGTCCTCAGCTGACTTGTGGATTACTG gCGGTTATGACCACACTGTCCGCATGTGGGACAGCAGAACCCAGGAGTCCACGATGACAGTCGACCATGGACACCCTGTTGAGGCTGTGATCATGTTTCCTCACG GTAACATGTTCCTGTCAGCCGGTGGAAACTGTGTCAAGGTTTGGGACGCCCTGGGCGGCGGCCGTCTCCTAGCAACCTGCACCAACCATCACAAGACCGTCACATCTCTCGCCTTCAACTCCTCTTGTACCAGACTCCTCTCAGCCTCGCTGGACAGACACATCAAG gTCTACGATGTTGGGACCTACCAGTGTGTGGCCAGCCTGACCTACCCCTCCCCTATCCTGAGTTTTGGAGTCTCCCCCAGCGAGGATGTTGTTGCTGTGGGGTGTGCAGATGGGATGCTGTCAATCCAGCGTCGCAAGCAGGAGGACTCGTCTGCGAAACTAGCACTGAGACAGCGGAAAAGGAGAGGGGCAGCCAATCGCAG GTACTACGGCAGAGGTGGAGACTACAGACCAGTGGTCGCCGACTACTCCGTCACTCACAGACAGAAGGAACAGCTCAAGAAGTTTGACAAGCATCTTAAGACGTTCAGCAGCACCAAGGCATTGGACGAGGCCTTGAAGCCATGCTACCCcgcagag GTTACCATCGGCGTTATCCAAGAACTGATCCGTCGCGGATCGATCACAGAAGCTCTCGCTGGCCGTGACGAGAAGGGGTTAGAGTTGCTGCTCACGTTTCTCTGTCGTTGGACGTGCGAAGAGAAATACTGCCGCGTGCTTCTGGATGTTACAACGTTGGTGATCGATATGTACGCAGGGGTTGTGGGACAGTCAGAGAAGGTAGACAGGTTGTTACAGAAGCTGTTACGGTCGGTACAGCGGGAAACGAACCACCAGGAACAACTGTTGAACACGCTGGGCTCGCTGGAGACTCTGCTCTCAGCTGCACAGAGCAAGAACTCCAGCTAA